One window of the Arthrobacter sp. D5-1 genome contains the following:
- a CDS encoding J domain-containing protein yields MSDQPDHYATLHVSPDATTREIARAYRTLLRTHHPDTRQKVDDGDTTSAADLQELHAIMQAYVVLSDPGKRAAYDQARRSGVPAGRPGTPVNVRVHRHEPAASKEPGRPQPPLSFGPTRWEPSSRTLRTPRSHS; encoded by the coding sequence GTGAGCGATCAACCTGACCACTACGCCACTTTGCACGTGTCGCCGGACGCGACGACCCGTGAGATCGCCCGCGCCTACCGCACGCTGCTCCGGACCCATCACCCGGATACACGCCAAAAGGTCGACGACGGCGACACCACCTCCGCGGCCGACCTCCAGGAACTGCACGCCATCATGCAGGCGTACGTCGTTTTGTCGGACCCAGGAAAGCGGGCGGCTTACGATCAGGCGCGGCGGAGCGGTGTGCCCGCAGGAAGGCCCGGAACGCCGGTCAACGTGCGAGTCCATCGACACGAACCAGCGGCCAGCAAGGAACCAGGGCGTCCCCAGCCGCCCTTGTCTTTCGGGCCAACCCGTTGGGAGCCTTCATCCAGAACCCTCAGAACACCAAGGAGCCATTCATGA
- a CDS encoding VOC family protein: MTAANPSISTVPSGYSSVSPWLITRDTNALFEFITAAFGAEEIDRVVGEDGTIGHAEARIGDSVVLAFDSRAHWPETPSYLRLYTHDADAAFHAALAAGATAVSVLDNSAWGDRGARVQDPLGNVWWIMSHMGDVSDDEAASRWDAPEYAAGMEYAVESLRRHMTGQPDAPVPDEVKAMAPVTRTEGVPAVPAGYRSVEPWIISRSTPELLDFITAAFGAKEAFRVPMEDGAIGHAEAKIGDSNILAFDSQPDWPPTPAFLRVYVGDGDAAFAAALAAGATAVTNMTEMFWGDVVGRVRDPLGNLWWIHSRVAEPTEEEAYERMMDPKFVKAMEYVSGVDFFAKG, translated from the coding sequence ATGACCGCGGCAAACCCGAGTATCAGCACAGTTCCCAGCGGCTACTCCAGCGTCAGTCCGTGGCTCATCACGCGTGACACCAACGCCCTCTTCGAGTTCATCACCGCAGCGTTTGGGGCAGAGGAGATCGACCGCGTCGTCGGGGAAGATGGCACCATCGGGCACGCGGAGGCGCGGATTGGCGACTCAGTAGTCCTCGCGTTCGACAGCCGAGCGCACTGGCCCGAAACGCCGTCGTACCTTCGCCTGTACACGCACGACGCCGACGCCGCCTTCCACGCCGCCCTCGCTGCGGGTGCCACCGCGGTTTCGGTCCTCGACAACAGCGCCTGGGGTGATCGCGGCGCCCGCGTCCAGGACCCGTTGGGCAACGTCTGGTGGATCATGTCGCACATGGGGGACGTCTCCGACGACGAAGCGGCCAGCCGCTGGGACGCCCCGGAATACGCCGCCGGAATGGAGTACGCGGTCGAATCCCTCCGACGGCATATGACCGGTCAGCCGGATGCGCCGGTCCCGGATGAGGTCAAGGCGATGGCTCCGGTGACACGTACCGAAGGAGTCCCTGCCGTCCCGGCCGGATATCGATCCGTCGAGCCCTGGATAATCTCGCGCAGCACTCCGGAACTCCTCGATTTCATCACGGCTGCGTTCGGCGCCAAGGAAGCGTTTCGCGTCCCGATGGAGGATGGGGCGATCGGGCACGCTGAAGCCAAGATCGGCGACTCGAACATCCTCGCCTTTGATTCCCAGCCCGACTGGCCTCCTACTCCTGCTTTCCTGCGGGTCTACGTCGGCGACGGCGATGCCGCCTTCGCTGCTGCCCTCGCCGCTGGTGCCACGGCAGTCACGAATATGACGGAGATGTTCTGGGGAGACGTAGTGGGCCGGGTCCGGGATCCGTTGGGAAATCTTTGGTGGATCCACTCCCGCGTTGCTGAGCCCACCGAAGAAGAGGCCTACGAGCGGATGATGGATCCGAAGTTCGTGAAAGCCATGGAGTACGTGTCGGGAGTGGACTTCTTCGCGAAGGGTTAG
- a CDS encoding DUF6350 family protein produces the protein MKLRADQTGNRGLPMPLWLQGGLEAAQAAFISAIVVVLPLVGVWATDGFQDRNVDSLARLGGQAWLLIHGVPLELAQVNIGTAAQPGSGLLSLIPLGLTLIPFLLAWRAGRRLARASYTDQLWQAFLGAFVVYAAFGAATGFVCRTPEVVINLWFAMTIPLVSFGLGMIVGARREAGSWSRLIGVDAVAWLAKTSQHSRWAGSYVGSALKAGFVAAMASVCLAAVLLAVTIVWHWTDIIAVYEGIQAGALGGAVLTIAQLGFLPNLVIFALSWSTGAGFSLGVGSTAGPLGTAVGPLPAVPVLGALPAGQLDAGAMALALPVVAGILAGWWFLREGENHFDEWLSIKIKARWFTAAASTLFLGVFIGAVAGLLGGALAWISRGSAGIGRLTEIGPHPLWTAVWLAAEVGIGVVIGYAVGPWLERSQKQREANLDEAAYDDEHA, from the coding sequence ATGAAACTGCGCGCTGATCAGACCGGAAACCGTGGCCTCCCGATGCCCCTTTGGCTGCAGGGTGGTTTGGAAGCGGCGCAGGCAGCGTTCATTTCGGCCATCGTTGTGGTGTTGCCGCTGGTGGGAGTGTGGGCAACCGATGGTTTCCAGGACCGGAACGTCGACTCCCTGGCCCGTTTGGGCGGCCAGGCGTGGCTGCTGATCCATGGTGTTCCGCTGGAGCTGGCGCAGGTCAATATCGGGACTGCGGCCCAGCCGGGGTCGGGTCTGCTGTCCCTCATTCCGCTGGGGTTGACGCTCATCCCGTTCCTGCTTGCGTGGCGTGCGGGTCGTCGGCTCGCCCGGGCCTCCTACACCGACCAACTGTGGCAGGCATTTCTCGGCGCTTTCGTTGTGTACGCGGCGTTCGGGGCCGCCACCGGCTTCGTGTGCCGCACCCCTGAAGTAGTCATCAACCTCTGGTTCGCCATGACCATCCCCCTGGTGTCCTTCGGCCTTGGCATGATCGTGGGCGCTCGGCGAGAGGCCGGTTCGTGGAGCCGACTGATCGGCGTCGACGCCGTTGCGTGGCTCGCGAAGACCAGCCAGCATTCGCGCTGGGCGGGCTCCTACGTGGGCTCGGCGTTGAAGGCCGGATTCGTCGCGGCTATGGCTTCGGTCTGTTTGGCCGCGGTCCTGCTGGCCGTCACCATCGTGTGGCACTGGACGGACATCATCGCCGTCTACGAAGGAATCCAGGCCGGCGCCCTCGGGGGAGCCGTGCTCACCATCGCGCAGCTGGGCTTCCTGCCGAACCTCGTCATTTTCGCTCTTTCATGGTCCACCGGTGCGGGCTTCTCGCTCGGCGTCGGCTCCACGGCGGGTCCGCTGGGTACGGCGGTCGGGCCGCTCCCGGCCGTTCCGGTCCTCGGTGCCCTCCCCGCAGGACAGCTCGACGCCGGCGCCATGGCACTCGCGCTGCCCGTCGTCGCCGGTATCCTCGCGGGCTGGTGGTTCCTCCGCGAAGGCGAGAACCACTTTGACGAGTGGCTCTCCATCAAGATCAAAGCCCGATGGTTCACAGCCGCCGCCTCAACCCTGTTCCTGGGTGTGTTCATTGGCGCCGTTGCGGGTCTCCTTGGTGGTGCCTTGGCGTGGATCTCCCGCGGTTCGGCCGGGATTGGGCGGCTCACGGAAATCGGACCCCACCCGCTGTGGACGGCAGTCTGGCTGGCCGCGGAAGTGGGTATCGGCGTCGTGATTGGCTACGCAGTGGGGCCGTGGCTGGAACGCAGCCAGAAGCAGCGCGAAGCGAACCTCGACGAAGCAGCGTACGACGACGAACACGCCTGA
- the purN gene encoding phosphoribosylglycinamide formyltransferase has translation MRIVVLVSGTGSNLQAVIDAVKSGELDVEIAAVGADRPDTYGVERSDEAGIETFVVNFNSFETRAEWDAALRDKVLSYSPDVVVSSGFMRIVSEDFINAFDGKYVNTHPALLPSFPGAHGVRDAIAYGVKVTGCTVHWADAGVDTGPIIAQEAVAVLPEDSEETLHERIKVVERRLLVQTLRDLAAAPA, from the coding sequence ATGCGCATTGTTGTCCTCGTCTCCGGTACCGGTTCCAATCTTCAGGCAGTCATCGACGCCGTGAAGTCGGGTGAACTGGATGTCGAGATCGCCGCCGTGGGCGCCGACCGCCCCGACACGTACGGCGTGGAGCGCTCCGATGAGGCCGGCATTGAGACCTTCGTGGTCAACTTCAACTCGTTTGAAACCCGTGCTGAATGGGACGCCGCCCTCCGCGACAAGGTGCTGTCCTACTCGCCGGACGTCGTGGTGTCCTCCGGGTTCATGAGGATCGTCAGCGAAGACTTCATCAACGCTTTCGACGGCAAGTACGTCAACACACACCCCGCGCTGCTTCCGTCCTTCCCGGGCGCCCACGGAGTACGCGATGCCATTGCGTACGGCGTGAAGGTCACGGGCTGCACCGTTCACTGGGCCGACGCCGGCGTGGACACAGGGCCCATCATCGCCCAGGAAGCCGTTGCCGTGCTTCCGGAGGACTCCGAGGAAACCCTGCACGAGCGCATCAAGGTAGTGGAGCGCCGCCTGCTGGTCCAGACCCTGCGGGACCTCGCAGCCGCCCCCGCGTAG
- a CDS encoding MFS transporter → MNTYTAVPSGEQVVQELPWRWKVQGRIFLIGGLGFMFDAWDVTLNGILIPLLSKHWSLQPTDAAWIGTANLIGMAVGAFAWGTIADTIGRKKAFTATLLIFSIFTVLGAFAPDIVWFCIFRFMAGFGLGGCIPVDYALVGEFTPRKQRGKVLTAMDGWWPIGAALCGFVSAGLVAAFGDWRLTMLIMVLPALLVFWVRRSVPESPLFLIRAGRRQEAAAVIDGLVEATGAEPRAYSLPEPQAAPRLSPGSAWAQLRGIWQFNWKITTAAWALFFSILLVYYLSLTWMPRILIGAGFEEYKAFVTTASMAAVGLLGVVVAALLVERVGRKWILAITGPLSALTLVIVAFVVDVPSAAVFWLLVFGFVVQVAIPVLYAYVSELYPTELRGSGFGWASTFSRIGAGFGPLVFASFFWPEFGLAQSFAMAGGLVLLSVLWMAFFAPETKQRVLS, encoded by the coding sequence ATGAATACATACACAGCCGTGCCCAGCGGCGAGCAAGTTGTGCAGGAACTGCCATGGCGGTGGAAGGTCCAGGGACGGATTTTCCTGATCGGCGGGCTCGGGTTCATGTTCGACGCTTGGGATGTCACGCTCAACGGCATCCTGATACCACTGCTGTCCAAGCACTGGTCGCTGCAACCGACTGACGCTGCGTGGATCGGCACGGCCAACCTGATCGGCATGGCCGTGGGTGCGTTCGCGTGGGGCACCATTGCCGACACCATTGGCCGCAAGAAAGCCTTCACAGCGACCCTCCTGATTTTCAGCATCTTCACGGTTCTGGGTGCTTTTGCGCCGGACATCGTGTGGTTCTGCATCTTCCGCTTCATGGCCGGCTTCGGCCTGGGCGGCTGCATCCCCGTGGATTATGCGCTGGTGGGTGAGTTCACTCCCCGCAAACAACGCGGCAAGGTGCTGACGGCCATGGACGGGTGGTGGCCGATCGGTGCTGCGCTCTGTGGTTTCGTCTCCGCCGGCCTGGTTGCTGCCTTCGGCGATTGGCGGCTCACGATGCTCATCATGGTGTTGCCCGCATTGCTCGTTTTCTGGGTTCGGCGTTCGGTGCCGGAATCTCCGCTGTTCTTGATTCGAGCGGGTAGACGGCAAGAGGCGGCGGCGGTGATCGACGGTCTGGTGGAAGCCACCGGTGCCGAGCCCCGCGCGTACAGTTTGCCCGAGCCTCAGGCCGCACCGCGCCTCTCCCCCGGCAGCGCGTGGGCACAGTTGCGCGGGATCTGGCAGTTCAATTGGAAGATTACGACCGCGGCCTGGGCCCTGTTCTTCAGCATCCTGTTGGTCTATTACTTGTCCCTCACGTGGATGCCGCGCATTCTTATCGGCGCCGGATTCGAGGAGTACAAGGCGTTCGTCACGACGGCGAGCATGGCCGCCGTCGGACTTCTGGGCGTGGTGGTGGCAGCGCTGCTGGTGGAGCGGGTGGGACGCAAGTGGATCCTTGCCATTACCGGTCCGTTGTCCGCGCTGACGCTGGTGATCGTGGCGTTCGTCGTGGATGTGCCATCGGCTGCTGTGTTCTGGCTGCTGGTGTTCGGCTTCGTGGTCCAGGTGGCCATTCCGGTCCTCTATGCCTACGTGTCCGAGCTGTACCCCACCGAACTTCGCGGCTCGGGCTTCGGCTGGGCTTCGACGTTCTCCCGCATCGGCGCCGGCTTCGGCCCGCTGGTGTTTGCCTCCTTCTTCTGGCCCGAGTTCGGGTTGGCGCAGTCGTTCGCGATGGCCGGTGGCCTGGTGCTGCTGTCCGTGCTGTGGATGGCGTTCTTCGCCCCGGAGACGAAGCAGCGCGTCCTCTCCTAA
- the murQ gene encoding N-acetylmuramic acid 6-phosphate etherase, whose product MTEQTGPTDADKLAGLRTELAGLATEATAEGLDNLDILGTEELVSAMLAHSAGVHAAVEAASPAIVQTVDAVAERLQRGGRLLYVGAGTAGRLGVLDASECPPTFGTPPGLVVGLIAGGTKAIQHPVEYAEDNATAGARDLHDINVTEADAVVGITASGRTPYVIGALEEARKRGAFTASLACNKGSAVSHLADAAIEVVVGPEFIAGSTRLNSGTAQKLVLNMISTLVMVKLGKTYGNLMVDLRATNEKLLARSQRTVQHATGVSAQEASTALDAVGGSVKAAILVLLTGIEAGQAKGALEEAGGFLRRAIENQK is encoded by the coding sequence GTGACGGAACAAACTGGCCCGACTGACGCCGACAAACTTGCGGGCCTGCGCACGGAACTCGCCGGGTTGGCGACCGAGGCCACTGCCGAGGGTTTGGACAATCTGGACATCCTGGGCACTGAAGAACTCGTTTCGGCGATGCTTGCCCACAGTGCAGGAGTACATGCTGCCGTTGAGGCTGCGAGCCCGGCGATCGTTCAAACGGTCGACGCCGTTGCGGAGCGACTCCAGCGCGGCGGGCGCCTTTTGTATGTGGGAGCGGGAACGGCCGGACGGTTGGGTGTGCTCGACGCGAGCGAGTGCCCGCCGACATTCGGCACCCCGCCGGGTCTCGTCGTCGGACTTATTGCGGGCGGCACCAAAGCCATCCAACATCCGGTGGAGTACGCAGAGGACAACGCAACGGCTGGCGCGCGCGACCTGCACGACATCAACGTGACGGAAGCAGACGCCGTCGTGGGTATTACCGCCTCCGGCAGGACGCCGTACGTGATCGGTGCGCTGGAAGAAGCGCGGAAACGGGGTGCGTTTACGGCGTCGCTGGCGTGCAACAAGGGCTCGGCCGTGAGTCATCTGGCGGACGCGGCGATTGAGGTTGTCGTAGGTCCGGAGTTTATTGCGGGCTCGACCAGGCTGAACTCGGGTACCGCCCAGAAACTTGTCCTCAACATGATCAGCACTTTGGTGATGGTGAAACTCGGCAAGACCTACGGGAACCTCATGGTGGACTTGCGTGCCACGAACGAGAAGCTTTTGGCTCGTTCGCAACGGACGGTCCAGCACGCCACCGGAGTGTCGGCCCAAGAAGCCTCCACTGCTTTGGACGCCGTGGGCGGTTCCGTGAAGGCGGCAATTTTGGTGCTCCTGACAGGTATCGAGGCTGGTCAGGCCAAGGGTGCGTTGGAGGAAGCCGGTGGTTTCCTCCGGAGGGCCATCGAGAACCAGAAGTAA
- a CDS encoding BadF/BadG/BcrA/BcrD ATPase family protein — MEATEVVLVADVGKSRCRVELRSGGELLGAADQHGFPGVHVDNGPTLAFELLLETVSLLPPGLPVSTLTGIGAAVAGVEASAEKSQELATMLAQRFSVPAAVLSDATAAQLGALQGAPGTTLIVGTGAVAFRFDEAGVLHRADGWGPYLGDRGSGRWIGQQGLQAVLEAHDGGPATSLSAAAGALVESPEMLPGWLADSENPYRAMARFTPLVLHAAEAGDAVAHDIIGEACRILTHTVKLASSGERGSTPRVALLGGVVGSEFFAALLRKSLASAGIEVVAPLGDGLDGAALAATRRGLIQERYIHRDGTNWPD; from the coding sequence ATGGAAGCCACCGAGGTCGTTCTTGTTGCCGATGTAGGGAAGAGCCGTTGCCGCGTGGAGTTGCGCAGCGGTGGCGAGTTGCTGGGCGCGGCCGACCAGCACGGCTTCCCCGGCGTGCACGTGGACAACGGGCCCACGCTGGCGTTCGAGCTGCTCCTCGAGACGGTCAGCTTGTTGCCGCCCGGTCTCCCCGTCAGCACGTTGACAGGAATCGGCGCCGCAGTGGCCGGCGTCGAAGCATCCGCCGAAAAATCCCAGGAACTCGCCACCATGCTGGCCCAGAGATTCAGTGTCCCCGCAGCCGTCCTTTCCGACGCGACAGCCGCCCAACTCGGGGCTCTCCAAGGCGCTCCGGGCACCACGCTCATCGTGGGGACCGGCGCCGTGGCCTTCCGTTTCGATGAAGCCGGAGTCCTGCACCGGGCCGACGGCTGGGGCCCCTACCTTGGCGACCGCGGCAGCGGACGATGGATTGGCCAGCAAGGTCTGCAGGCAGTTCTTGAAGCGCACGACGGCGGCCCCGCCACCTCGTTGTCGGCCGCGGCCGGTGCCCTGGTCGAGTCGCCGGAGATGCTCCCGGGCTGGCTCGCTGACAGCGAAAACCCGTACCGTGCGATGGCCCGGTTCACGCCGCTGGTTCTGCACGCAGCGGAGGCGGGTGACGCCGTCGCGCATGACATCATCGGCGAGGCATGCCGCATTCTGACCCACACGGTGAAGCTCGCGTCCAGTGGTGAGCGCGGCAGCACGCCGCGCGTGGCGCTCCTGGGTGGAGTGGTGGGATCGGAGTTCTTCGCGGCGCTCTTGCGGAAGTCCCTCGCTTCGGCTGGGATTGAGGTGGTGGCGCCGCTCGGCGATGGCTTGGACGGTGCTGCCCTCGCTGCGACGCGCCGCGGGCTCATCCAGGAAAGGTACATCCACCGTGACGGAACAAACTGGCCCGACTGA
- a CDS encoding DUF559 domain-containing protein, with the protein MSHVTAALLWSIPLPIYLEEEGNNGVIHVTRRHEIGRVKRRGVVGHRAPLLARDVRVVNGVQLTSPEWTWMDLARQIGRSSLVAAGDFLLARENPLSSIEAIQEVINRRPKVKGIRMAREILPLLRVGVDSPQESRLRLKIVDAGLPEPAVTQPIFDEHGRYISTPDLQYKEYKIAMEYEGDHHRSDPVQWGKDIERDDRLRAMGWIVLRFSDVQMKGGWANAERKVRDALVSRGWRGPAS; encoded by the coding sequence GTGAGCCATGTAACCGCGGCGCTCCTCTGGTCGATCCCACTTCCGATCTATCTGGAGGAGGAGGGCAACAACGGCGTTATCCATGTGACGCGTCGACACGAGATTGGGCGGGTTAAGCGTCGCGGTGTGGTGGGGCATCGGGCGCCGCTCTTGGCCAGGGATGTTCGTGTTGTGAACGGGGTCCAACTGACGTCGCCCGAGTGGACCTGGATGGATTTGGCCCGGCAGATAGGGCGGTCTTCGCTTGTGGCCGCCGGAGACTTTCTGTTGGCCCGGGAGAATCCGTTGTCCTCCATTGAGGCGATCCAGGAAGTCATTAACCGGCGACCGAAGGTAAAGGGAATCAGGATGGCCCGGGAGATACTGCCGTTGCTGCGCGTTGGAGTCGATTCTCCGCAGGAATCCCGGCTGCGGTTGAAAATCGTCGACGCCGGCCTGCCGGAGCCAGCGGTCACGCAGCCGATCTTTGATGAGCATGGCAGGTACATATCCACGCCGGACCTCCAGTACAAGGAATACAAAATTGCCATGGAGTATGAGGGGGACCATCACCGCTCCGATCCCGTGCAATGGGGTAAGGACATCGAACGTGACGATCGGCTTCGGGCTATGGGATGGATCGTGCTCAGGTTCTCCGATGTCCAGATGAAAGGTGGATGGGCCAACGCGGAACGTAAGGTTCGCGATGCGTTGGTGTCGCGCGGGTGGCGAGGCCCGGCGTCGTAA
- the purH gene encoding bifunctional phosphoribosylaminoimidazolecarboxamide formyltransferase/IMP cyclohydrolase: MSLTQLDRVPIRRALISVYDKTGLEELARGLHAAGVAIVSTGSTAKKIAAAGIPVKEVEEVTGSPEMLDGRVKTLHPRVHGGILADRRVPSHMDTLAGMEIETFDLVVVNLYPFVETVKSGAAQDDVVEQIDIGGPAMVRSAAKNHAAVAIVTDPNFYGEVVAAAQEGGFDLNTRRRLAAKAFAHTASYDNAVASWTASQFLDEDGDGIIDWPAYAGLSLERSEVLRYGENPHQQAALYVDKAAPAGIAQADQLHGKAMSYNNFVDADAALRAAFDFAEPAVAIIKHANPCGVAVGSADAADPIADAHAKAHACDPVSAFGGVIAANRTVTAGMARTVADIFTEVVIAPDFEPEAVEILSKKKNIRLLALPEGYGRYPSEMRQVSGGVLVQMSDKVGADGDNPANWTLAAGEAADEATLADLAFAWTACRAAKSNAILIANHGAAVGIGMGQVNRLDSCRLAVERANTLGVQVESDVEGAGGASNTSGSDAPERARGAVASSDAFFPFADGLQILIDAGVRAVVQPGGSVRDEEVIAAANAAGITMYFTGARHFFH, from the coding sequence GTGAGCTTGACGCAGCTTGACCGTGTTCCCATCCGCCGTGCACTGATCTCGGTTTACGACAAGACGGGACTGGAGGAGCTCGCGAGGGGCCTGCACGCAGCCGGCGTCGCCATCGTTTCCACCGGCTCCACCGCCAAGAAGATCGCCGCCGCAGGCATCCCGGTCAAGGAAGTCGAAGAAGTCACCGGCTCCCCGGAAATGCTGGACGGCCGCGTCAAGACCCTGCATCCGCGCGTGCACGGCGGCATCCTGGCCGACCGCCGCGTCCCGTCCCACATGGACACCCTTGCGGGCATGGAGATCGAAACCTTCGACCTCGTGGTGGTGAACCTGTACCCGTTCGTCGAGACCGTGAAGTCCGGCGCAGCGCAGGACGACGTTGTTGAGCAGATCGACATCGGAGGCCCCGCGATGGTGCGTTCGGCCGCTAAGAACCACGCCGCCGTCGCCATTGTCACGGACCCCAACTTCTACGGCGAAGTGGTTGCCGCAGCACAGGAAGGCGGCTTCGACCTGAACACCCGCCGCCGCCTGGCTGCCAAGGCCTTTGCGCACACGGCCAGCTACGACAATGCTGTTGCTTCCTGGACCGCAAGCCAGTTCCTGGACGAAGACGGCGACGGCATCATCGACTGGCCCGCCTACGCCGGCCTGTCGCTGGAACGCTCCGAGGTCCTCCGCTACGGCGAAAACCCGCACCAGCAGGCGGCTCTCTACGTGGACAAGGCTGCTCCGGCCGGCATCGCCCAGGCCGACCAGCTGCACGGCAAGGCCATGAGCTACAACAACTTCGTCGACGCCGATGCCGCCCTGCGCGCTGCCTTCGACTTCGCCGAGCCGGCTGTCGCGATCATCAAGCACGCCAACCCTTGCGGTGTAGCTGTCGGTTCGGCCGACGCTGCAGACCCGATCGCCGACGCACACGCCAAGGCCCACGCCTGCGACCCCGTTTCCGCCTTCGGTGGCGTCATCGCTGCAAACCGCACCGTCACCGCCGGCATGGCCCGCACGGTTGCCGACATCTTCACCGAGGTTGTCATCGCCCCGGACTTCGAGCCCGAAGCCGTGGAGATCCTTTCAAAGAAGAAGAACATCCGCCTCCTCGCCCTGCCCGAGGGCTACGGCCGCTACCCCTCCGAGATGCGCCAGGTTTCCGGCGGCGTCCTGGTCCAGATGAGCGACAAGGTGGGTGCCGACGGCGACAACCCCGCCAACTGGACCCTCGCTGCCGGCGAAGCCGCCGACGAAGCAACGCTCGCAGACCTCGCCTTCGCCTGGACCGCTTGCCGCGCTGCCAAGTCCAACGCCATCCTGATCGCCAACCACGGTGCAGCCGTGGGCATCGGCATGGGCCAGGTCAACCGCCTGGACTCCTGCCGCCTGGCCGTCGAGCGCGCCAACACGCTGGGCGTGCAGGTAGAGTCCGACGTCGAAGGTGCGGGCGGCGCGTCCAACACCAGCGGTTCTGACGCACCTGAGCGCGCCCGCGGCGCCGTTGCATCCTCGGACGCGTTCTTCCCGTTCGCTGACGGCCTGCAGATCCTGATCGATGCCGGTGTCCGCGCCGTCGTCCAGCCGGGCGGTTCCGTCCGCGACGAGGAAGTCATCGCCGCAGCCAACGCTGCAGGCATCACGATGTACTTCACCGGCGCACGCCACTTCTTCCACTAG